The following coding sequences are from one Methanococcoides orientis window:
- the mch gene encoding methenyltetrahydromethanopterin cyclohydrolase produces MISVNEKGLAIIDEMLDWEEEIKVESKELENGATIIDCGVNVEGGYDAGMYLSRLCLADLAEISYTKVDLDGLPVPAIQVATDHPTIACMASQYAGWRIAVGDYFGMGSGPARGLGLKPKELYEEIGYKDDADAAVLVMESDKLPTEEIVEYIAKHCSVDPQNVYIAVAPTSSIAGSVQISARVVETGIHKLESIGFDINTIKSGFGVAPIAPIVGDDTKCMGSTNDCIIYCGETYYTVDFGDAEKLEDFVKKAPSNTSRDFGKPFYTTFKEAGFDFFKVDAGMFAPAKITINDVATKKSFTSGRTNPGILLESFGIKNV; encoded by the coding sequence ATGATAAGTGTCAACGAAAAGGGATTAGCAATTATTGATGAGATGTTAGACTGGGAAGAAGAGATCAAAGTCGAATCAAAGGAACTTGAAAACGGCGCTACCATCATTGACTGTGGTGTCAATGTAGAAGGTGGATACGATGCAGGTATGTACCTCTCACGCCTCTGCCTTGCAGACCTTGCAGAGATCTCATACACAAAGGTCGATCTCGATGGTCTTCCAGTACCAGCTATTCAGGTTGCTACAGACCACCCTACCATCGCATGTATGGCATCCCAGTACGCAGGCTGGAGAATTGCAGTCGGGGACTACTTCGGCATGGGCTCCGGTCCTGCAAGAGGCCTTGGTCTTAAGCCAAAAGAGCTCTACGAAGAGATCGGCTACAAGGACGATGCAGATGCAGCAGTTCTCGTAATGGAATCCGACAAGCTCCCAACCGAAGAGATCGTTGAGTACATCGCAAAGCACTGCAGTGTCGACCCACAGAACGTTTACATCGCAGTTGCACCAACCTCATCCATCGCAGGTTCAGTACAGATATCCGCAAGGGTCGTTGAGACAGGTATCCACAAGCTCGAGTCCATCGGATTTGACATCAACACCATCAAGAGCGGTTTCGGTGTCGCACCTATCGCACCTATCGTCGGAGATGACACAAAGTGCATGGGTTCAACCAATGACTGTATCATCTACTGTGGTGAGACCTACTACACCGTTGACTTCGGAGACGCAGAGAAGCTCGAGGACTTCGTGAAGAAGGCACCATCCAACACCTCCAGGGACTTTGGTAAGCCATTCTACACAACCTTCAAGGAAGCAGGCTTCGACTTCTTCAAGGTCGATGCTGGTATGTTCGCCCCTGCAAAGATCACCATCAACGATGTTGCAACCAAGAAGTCATTCACAAGCGGACGCACCAACCCTGGCATTCTGCTCGAATCCTTCGGCATCAAGAACGTATAA
- a CDS encoding NosD domain-containing protein, with the protein MSLKQSILICFGITLVLMAAGIAAAATLNVTSTVGPQNYTTIQQAVNNSAAGDTILVYPGTYNENVNVDKQLNITSTGGAAVTNVTALLSNDHVFEVTADNVTIRGFNVSGATVEGNAGIFLSSSNNSTLTDNTVMGDYEGIYLVGSNYNMVTNNMLKYCGSDGIDMDHSNYNSLIDNTASYNDDDGIELSDFSNYNTVTDNTAEYNSNDGIYLNVSSNNNLISNTVSNNSIAGIKLKLSSNNTLIDNTASSDDSLNNYVELIHLLNSSYNTLTGNTAFGGWHGIYLYISSNNDLTNNNASNNGNDGIELEWSGNNTLTSNTVSYAAEDGIEVDWSGNNDLINNKVSNNHYEGIRIVNSSYNTLTGNTAEYNTNDGIDLKNSSYNTLTDNTAEYNGNDGFDIKESSNNNMLSNNTAEYNGNDGIYLGYSSNNTLIGNMLSHNTRDGIDMDYCSISNLTDNKVSYSGEEGIDVDSSSNNRIYNNYFNNTINVGFIGINVGNIWNITKTAGTNVVGGPYIGGNYWSDYSGVDNDGDGIGDSQIDLNASNTDYLPLLLDTTAPVIAVELPQNNADYSTRTVPLNVTGDGTVNKWWYSLNGGANVTFTPNITLPELPDDDYFIMVYANDTVGNEVASALINFSIDTVPPANITNLTVASRTRSSITLSWDVSHDADHVELWRNNVYITDVFGVSHENTGLASATSYNYGLRPVDTAGNVGNWSNITASTQTSSTSGSTKSSSSGGGSGSSGEAFENIAFKDVKTENIISGLEISYVFDEEQNAIQYINFSALRNYGRVSTTIEVLKGRSTLVDESAPGIVYSNLNIWVGISGFATEDNIANPVIGFRVAKEWLTENGLDEKSIVLYRHSEGKWNALDTKKVGEDDKFLYFEAKATGFSSFAICALKMDTTPIIAPFPSDDDVITEVPELENEAVSTGLPGFSSLLAIGVLGMVYTLFRRRT; encoded by the coding sequence ATGAGTTTGAAACAAAGTATACTGATTTGTTTTGGAATAACTTTAGTATTGATGGCTGCAGGTATTGCTGCTGCAGCGACCCTCAATGTGACCAGCACTGTGGGTCCACAGAATTATACAACTATCCAGCAAGCGGTAAATAACTCTGCGGCTGGCGATACTATTTTGGTGTATCCGGGTACGTATAATGAAAACGTGAACGTGGATAAACAACTGAACATTACGTCAACAGGCGGTGCTGCCGTCACGAATGTCACTGCTTTATTATCTAACGACCATGTTTTCGAGGTTACTGCAGATAATGTTACTATCCGTGGGTTCAATGTGAGTGGTGCTACCGTTGAGGGTAATGCGGGTATCTTTCTATCTTCTTCCAACAACAGCACGCTGACCGACAACACGGTGATGGGTGACTATGAAGGCATCTATCTTGTAGGCTCAAACTACAACATGGTGACAAACAACATGCTGAAGTACTGCGGCAGTGACGGCATCGATATGGATCACTCTAACTACAACTCGTTGATCGATAACACGGCGTCGTACAATGACGACGATGGTATCGAGCTGAGTGACTTTAGCAACTACAACACGGTGACCGACAATACGGCGGAGTACAACAGCAATGACGGCATCTATCTGAATGTATCAAGTAACAACAATCTGATTAGCAACACAGTGTCGAACAACTCTATCGCTGGTATTAAGTTAAAATTGTCTAGCAACAATACGCTGATCGACAACACGGCGTCGAGCGATGATTCCTTGAACAATTACGTCGAGCTTATTCATCTGTTAAATTCTTCCTACAACACGCTGACCGGCAACACGGCTTTTGGTGGCTGGCACGGTATCTATCTGTATATATCCAGTAACAATGACTTAACCAACAACAATGCATCGAACAATGGTAATGACGGTATTGAGCTGGAATGGTCTGGCAACAACACGCTGACCAGTAACACGGTGTCGTACGCTGCCGAAGATGGTATTGAGGTGGACTGGTCTGGTAACAATGACCTGATCAACAACAAGGTCTCAAACAACCATTATGAGGGCATCCGGATAGTTAATTCCAGCTACAACACGCTGACCGGCAACACGGCGGAGTACAACACCAATGACGGCATCGATCTCAAAAACTCCAGCTACAACACGCTGACCGACAACACGGCGGAGTACAACGGCAATGACGGCTTCGATATCAAAGAGTCCAGCAACAACAACATGCTGAGCAACAACACGGCGGAGTACAACGGCAATGATGGCATCTATTTGGGTTATTCCAGCAACAACACCCTGATTGGCAACATGTTGTCGCATAATACTAGGGATGGCATCGATATGGATTACTGCAGCATCAGCAATCTAACCGACAACAAGGTGTCGTACAGCGGCGAGGAAGGCATCGATGTGGATAGCTCCAGCAACAATCGCATCTACAACAACTACTTCAACAACACGATTAATGTTGGATTTATTGGCATCAATGTTGGAAACATATGGAATATCACAAAAACCGCTGGTACAAACGTCGTGGGAGGTCCCTATATTGGAGGTAACTACTGGTCAGATTATAGCGGTGTTGATAATGATGGAGATGGAATCGGCGACTCCCAGATTGATCTTAATGCCAGTAACACAGACTATCTGCCACTGTTGCTGGATACCACGGCTCCTGTGATCGCAGTGGAACTTCCGCAGAACAATGCAGACTATTCCACAAGAACAGTTCCGCTCAACGTTACCGGTGACGGGACCGTGAATAAGTGGTGGTACAGCCTCAATGGCGGAGCCAATGTCACATTCACACCCAACATAACATTGCCTGAACTGCCTGACGATGATTATTTCATCATGGTCTATGCCAATGACACTGTAGGTAATGAGGTTGCATCAGCCCTGATCAATTTCAGTATCGATACCGTACCTCCTGCAAATATTACGAATCTCACGGTTGCATCAAGAACAAGAAGTTCCATCACCCTTTCATGGGACGTTTCTCACGATGCTGATCATGTGGAACTGTGGAGGAACAATGTCTACATTACCGATGTGTTTGGTGTCAGCCATGAAAATACAGGATTGGCTTCTGCAACATCCTACAATTATGGTCTGCGCCCGGTTGATACTGCTGGAAATGTGGGCAACTGGTCAAATATCACGGCATCGACCCAAACCAGTAGCACTTCAGGTAGTACAAAATCCTCTAGTAGTGGGGGTGGTAGTGGATCAAGTGGTGAAGCCTTTGAGAACATCGCCTTCAAGGACGTGAAGACAGAGAACATCATAAGTGGACTTGAAATCAGTTATGTCTTCGATGAAGAACAGAATGCAATTCAGTACATCAACTTCTCTGCATTGAGAAACTACGGAAGGGTTTCAACAACTATCGAAGTGCTTAAGGGCAGATCTACACTGGTTGATGAAAGTGCTCCGGGAATTGTTTATAGCAACCTTAACATCTGGGTTGGTATCTCAGGATTTGCTACAGAAGATAACATTGCTAATCCGGTAATAGGTTTCCGTGTAGCAAAAGAATGGTTGACAGAAAATGGACTTGATGAGAAATCAATTGTATTATATCGTCACAGTGAAGGCAAATGGAATGCTCTTGATACAAAGAAAGTTGGAGAAGATGATAAATTCTTGTACTTCGAGGCAAAAGCAACAGGTTTCTCATCATTTGCAATTTGCGCTTTGAAGATGGATACTACTCCGATTATAGCCCCATTCCCATCTGATGACGATGTAATTACTGAAGTGCCTGAGTTAGAAAATGAGGCAGTGTCTACTGGTCTGCCAGGTTTCAGTTCACTTCTCGCGATTGGAGTTCTCGGTATGGTTTATACCTTATTCAGAAGAAGAACTTAA
- a CDS encoding potassium channel family protein, with protein MALKNDTLANKIESKLETPMIIIAIFVLPLVLIELEIVRTTPQIVLTAQLLDDAIWFIFLAEFVLLFSLHSMKVEYAKSNWFMLLLLILTPPIVVPEGFSSLRSLRSLRIFRALRSFRVIIAIKRGISPIYQIFQKNSMQYVTAYSLVLIVLSGTLFSRIENLKFSEGVWWSLTTVTTVGYGDLYPETLAGKFLAFFVMIVGIGFVSVLTANVAAYFVENDLENESNGMLMEKINELSDKIDELDRKISDK; from the coding sequence ATGGCTTTAAAAAATGATACATTGGCAAACAAGATTGAAAGCAAGTTAGAAACTCCAATGATCATCATTGCTATTTTTGTATTGCCTCTTGTTCTTATAGAGTTAGAAATCGTACGGACAACTCCTCAAATAGTTCTGACAGCACAATTGTTAGATGATGCAATATGGTTTATTTTTCTTGCAGAATTTGTATTGTTATTTAGCCTTCACTCAATGAAGGTGGAGTATGCAAAAAGTAATTGGTTCATGCTGTTGTTGTTAATACTTACTCCACCAATTGTTGTACCAGAAGGTTTCTCTTCACTTAGATCTTTGAGATCATTGCGTATTTTTCGAGCTTTAAGGAGTTTTAGAGTCATTATCGCAATAAAGAGAGGGATAAGTCCAATATATCAAATATTTCAAAAAAATTCTATGCAGTATGTCACAGCTTATTCTTTAGTTTTAATTGTTTTGTCTGGAACACTTTTTAGTCGCATCGAAAATCTGAAGTTTTCAGAAGGTGTATGGTGGTCACTTACAACTGTAACAACCGTAGGTTATGGTGATTTATATCCCGAAACTTTAGCTGGTAAGTTTTTAGCATTTTTTGTTATGATTGTTGGGATTGGATTTGTTTCAGTACTGACAGCAAATGTAGCTGCATATTTTGTAGAAAATGATCTTGAGAATGAAAGTAATGGCATGCTTATGGAAAAAATAAATGAGTTGTCTGATAAAATAGATGAACTTGATAGGAAAATATCAGATAAATAA
- a CDS encoding DUF6864 domain-containing function: MQSIAIESGPVRVISSGTVISFDKNPIEITMGGSGRCKVIMIFHDEDGEGKSFVRPRVIGSRTIELTFVNFKDPLGSGNVKPIHFATIGGRTIFMNYRIYSYLDSDKTVHYTFYCSQEDSLDKVHTEGFNEWIVE, from the coding sequence ATGCAGAGCATTGCTATTGAATCAGGTCCTGTTAGAGTAATATCATCCGGTACGGTTATTTCTTTTGACAAGAATCCGATCGAGATAACGATGGGAGGTTCGGGCAGATGCAAGGTTATCATGATCTTTCATGATGAAGATGGAGAAGGCAAATCATTTGTCAGGCCAAGAGTTATAGGTTCCAGGACCATTGAATTAACATTTGTTAACTTCAAGGATCCTCTGGGTTCCGGGAACGTAAAGCCGATCCATTTTGCAACTATTGGTGGGCGTACTATATTTATGAATTACAGGATATATTCTTATTTGGATAGCGATAAAACAGTTCACTATACATTCTATTGTTCACAGGAAGACTCCCTGGACAAAGTGCATACAGAAGGCTTCAATGAATGGATAGTTGAGTGA